In a single window of the Candidatus Saccharimonadales bacterium genome:
- a CDS encoding ABC transporter ATP-binding protein — translation MALIELRDVSKVYGFGDATTLALDEVSLRVEKGEFVAIMGPSGSGKTTLMNIIGVLDRPSHGEYLLDGRHVARFRPNQSAKLRRDKIGFVFQSYNLLPRLNVLENVALPLAYKGMTPMRRARRASDILELVGLRDREYYMPRQLSGGQAQRVAIARALINNPSLLIADEPTGNLDSQDSRVIMELLSDLHRQGNTILMVTHNPELTRYAQRVLYMRDGGVVEDEQTAIGQMARGARKTFFEKKTLSDDEIAAGVSAIMHALPDKAKPAKKRRAKPRKTTRKRVTKKVAR, via the coding sequence ATGGCCCTTATAGAACTACGTGACGTATCGAAAGTTTACGGCTTCGGCGATGCTACTACTCTGGCGCTCGACGAGGTGAGTTTAAGAGTGGAAAAGGGCGAATTCGTGGCCATCATGGGCCCATCCGGCAGCGGCAAAACGACCTTAATGAACATTATAGGAGTGCTCGACCGGCCCAGCCACGGCGAGTACTTGCTCGACGGCCGCCATGTTGCCCGTTTTAGGCCTAATCAAAGCGCTAAGTTGCGCCGCGATAAAATCGGTTTTGTGTTCCAATCATATAATTTACTGCCACGCCTCAACGTGCTCGAAAACGTAGCCCTACCCTTGGCCTACAAAGGCATGACGCCTATGCGCAGGGCTCGTCGGGCTAGCGACATCTTAGAACTAGTCGGTCTACGCGACCGCGAGTATTATATGCCCCGCCAGCTGTCCGGCGGCCAGGCTCAGCGGGTAGCAATTGCCCGGGCACTTATTAATAATCCGAGTTTGCTGATCGCCGACGAACCAACCGGCAACCTAGACAGCCAAGACAGCCGCGTTATTATGGAACTTCTCTCGGATCTTCATCGCCAGGGTAATACTATTTTGATGGTTACCCATAACCCCGAACTAACCCGCTACGCTCAGCGCGTGCTCTATATGCGCGACGGCGGTGTTGTCGAAGATGAACAAACAGCCATTGGTCAAATGGCCCGCGGTGCCCGCAAGACTTTCTTTGAAAAGAAAACTTTGAGTGATGATGAGATTGCCGCCGGTGTTTCAGCCATAATGCACGCCCTGCCAGACAAAGCCAAGCCCGCCAAAAAACGCCGCGCCAAGCCAAGAAAAACTACGCGCAAACGCGTGACCAAAAAGGTAGCGCGCTAA
- a CDS encoding NAD(P)H-dependent oxidoreductase yields the protein MNILIVYAHNEPSSFTAAMKNLATEVLARQGHTVTISDLYGSGFNPSAQKWDFVTTSGGHFNYMLEQKHAAGLGNAFAPDISAEINKVQVADFVIFVAPLWWHSVPAILKGWFDRVLAMGFAWDGGQFYEKGLLRGKQAMLVVSVGHPAEYYQSTSEHKASINQFLHPINYGTLAFCGFNVHEPFAAMNVLGMDDAAREQALKEFQFRIEHFLDSPNWLVQFSA from the coding sequence GTGAATATATTAATCGTTTATGCGCATAACGAGCCAAGCAGCTTCACGGCGGCCATGAAGAACTTGGCTACCGAAGTCTTGGCCCGTCAGGGCCACACCGTTACCATTAGCGATCTGTATGGCTCTGGGTTTAACCCCTCCGCGCAAAAATGGGATTTTGTAACTACCAGCGGAGGGCATTTTAACTATATGCTCGAACAAAAACACGCCGCCGGCCTCGGCAATGCCTTTGCGCCGGATATTAGCGCCGAGATTAATAAGGTTCAAGTTGCTGATTTTGTAATTTTCGTGGCACCGCTATGGTGGCATTCGGTGCCGGCTATCTTGAAAGGCTGGTTTGATCGGGTATTGGCCATGGGCTTTGCCTGGGACGGTGGCCAATTTTATGAAAAAGGTTTGTTGCGCGGCAAGCAGGCAATGTTGGTTGTGAGCGTTGGGCATCCGGCGGAATATTATCAGTCTACCAGCGAGCACAAAGCCAGTATTAACCAGTTCTTGCACCCTATAAACTACGGCACGTTGGCTTTTTGTGGTTTTAACGTTCATGAGCCGTTCGCTGCTATGAATGTGCTTGGTATGGATGATGCCGCCCGCGAGCAGGCACTCAAAGAGTTTCAATTCCGCATAGAACACTTTTTGGACAGTCCCAATTGGCTGGTCCAATTCAGTGCTTAA
- a CDS encoding nuclear transport factor 2 family protein, protein MSDKEQIKDIVQSVAMLQDMKQWRQLEEFFVKNPFIDNKAMTGEMPAIIPKHRLVDGWRREIGSYFYATRHFIKKLAVRMLNSRRAKVTTQVENMHYVADHGDRYVWTVRGTIDYILVKGSNGTWRISQMIFRMSDQMVRPVGSFA, encoded by the coding sequence ATGAGCGACAAAGAGCAAATAAAAGATATTGTGCAGAGCGTTGCTATGCTTCAGGACATGAAGCAGTGGCGGCAACTAGAAGAGTTTTTTGTTAAAAATCCATTCATCGATAACAAGGCCATGACCGGCGAGATGCCGGCGATAATCCCTAAGCACAGGCTGGTGGATGGCTGGCGCCGAGAGATCGGCAGTTACTTTTACGCCACCCGGCACTTCATCAAAAAACTGGCTGTTCGCATGCTTAACTCACGCCGCGCTAAAGTTACGACTCAGGTAGAGAACATGCACTACGTAGCCGATCACGGCGATCGCTATGTTTGGACCGTTCGCGGCACTATTGATTACATTTTGGTCAAAGGCTCTAACGGTACTTGGCGAATCAGCCAGATGATTTTTAGGATGAGCGACCAAATGGTGCGGCCAGTTGGCTCTTTCGCTTAG